Proteins found in one Thermaerobacter subterraneus DSM 13965 genomic segment:
- a CDS encoding endonuclease MutS2, with protein sequence MDPRSLDRLEYAKILELLAAQASFSLGAERCCALEPLTDPEAVRERQAETEEAARLLEREGEIPLGGLADIRRSLQRAAKGGMLAPDELLAVAGTARGARRLKSFLAQREATCPRLAARAARLTPQPALEEAVAAAIGEDGRVRDEASPRLASLRRRLADLEEAIRRRLEEMIRSPQWAAALQEPLVTQRRGRFVLPVKAEARAQVPGVVHDQSASGATLFIEPMAVVELGNRLREAEAEEQEEVERILAELTRLVAAAGDELAATLEELAELDAIVARGRLALAMRAERPETLDRPRVDLKRARHPLLGPGAVAIDVWLGEGAGFDTLVITGPNTGGKTVTLKTVGLLALMHQAGLHIPAAPGSALGVFPQIFCDVGDEQSIEQSLSTFSSHMSAIVGFARAARPGALVLLDEIGAGTDPDEGAALAVALIEHFRSRGCLVVATTHYSALKAYAYQQPGVENASVEFDPETLRPTYRLWIGLPGKSMALTIAQRLGLPEPIVQRARQVMGAGAHRVEELIAAMEADRREIAALRAEAETRRREAEALRHQRLREMEEQRQEHRARLEALEREMATALQEARRQTEGLVARLRAAMGRLEGALEELARARQALVEGDALDAGEGPAAAVAAVEARAAEALAAARAVLEETRQGLGDLEGRAAAVRQQAEEARRRAREGAAAALAAALRPGARVEVLSLRQEGEVLEVPADPGEPVTVQAGILRLRVPRSDLRLLDEPAGTGPGGPAAGPGAGTGGAAATGRRSGRGRRAGEPGSVTPEGTAPTGALERARLLQAKARDFEPEIHLRQLTVDEALARLDKYLDDAILAGVPQVRIIHGKGTGALRRAVHDYLRKHPAVASYRLGAPNEGGAGATVAVLKDSL encoded by the coding sequence ATGGATCCACGCAGTCTGGACCGGCTGGAGTATGCCAAGATCCTGGAGCTTCTGGCCGCGCAGGCCAGTTTTTCTTTGGGGGCGGAGCGTTGCTGCGCCCTGGAACCCTTGACGGACCCTGAGGCCGTCCGGGAGCGCCAGGCGGAGACGGAGGAGGCGGCCCGCCTGCTGGAGCGGGAAGGGGAGATCCCCCTGGGCGGCCTGGCCGACATCCGCCGTTCCCTGCAGAGGGCGGCCAAGGGGGGCATGCTGGCGCCGGACGAACTCCTGGCGGTGGCGGGTACGGCCCGGGGCGCCCGGCGCCTGAAGAGCTTCCTCGCCCAGCGGGAAGCCACCTGCCCGCGGCTGGCGGCCCGGGCGGCGCGGCTGACCCCACAGCCGGCCCTGGAGGAAGCGGTGGCGGCCGCCATCGGCGAGGACGGCCGGGTGCGGGACGAGGCCAGCCCGCGGCTGGCGAGCCTGCGGCGGCGCCTGGCCGACCTGGAAGAGGCCATCCGCCGCCGGCTGGAGGAGATGATCCGCTCGCCCCAGTGGGCGGCGGCCCTCCAGGAGCCCCTGGTCACCCAGCGGCGGGGCCGGTTCGTCCTTCCTGTCAAGGCCGAGGCCCGGGCCCAGGTGCCCGGGGTGGTCCACGACCAGTCGGCCAGCGGCGCCACCCTGTTCATCGAACCCATGGCGGTGGTGGAACTGGGCAACCGCCTGCGGGAGGCCGAGGCGGAAGAACAGGAAGAAGTGGAGCGGATCCTGGCCGAACTCACCCGCCTGGTGGCTGCGGCGGGCGACGAGCTGGCGGCCACCCTGGAGGAGCTGGCGGAACTGGACGCCATCGTGGCCCGGGGCCGGCTGGCCCTGGCCATGCGGGCGGAGCGGCCCGAGACCCTGGACCGGCCCCGGGTCGACCTGAAGCGAGCCCGCCACCCCCTGCTGGGACCGGGTGCGGTGGCCATCGACGTGTGGCTCGGGGAAGGGGCCGGGTTCGACACCCTGGTGATCACGGGACCCAACACGGGCGGCAAGACGGTGACCCTGAAGACCGTGGGCCTCCTGGCGCTGATGCACCAGGCGGGCCTCCACATCCCGGCGGCGCCCGGCAGCGCCCTGGGCGTGTTCCCGCAGATCTTCTGCGACGTGGGGGACGAGCAGAGCATCGAGCAGAGCCTGAGCACCTTCTCGTCCCACATGAGCGCCATCGTCGGGTTTGCCCGGGCCGCCCGGCCGGGCGCCCTGGTGCTGCTGGACGAGATCGGCGCCGGCACGGACCCCGACGAGGGGGCCGCCCTGGCGGTGGCCCTGATCGAGCACTTCCGCTCCCGCGGCTGCCTGGTGGTGGCCACCACCCACTACAGCGCCCTCAAGGCGTACGCCTACCAGCAGCCCGGAGTGGAGAACGCCAGCGTGGAGTTCGACCCGGAAACCCTGCGCCCCACCTACCGGTTGTGGATCGGCCTGCCCGGCAAGAGCATGGCCCTGACCATCGCCCAGCGGCTGGGCCTGCCCGAGCCCATCGTCCAGCGGGCGCGGCAGGTGATGGGAGCCGGTGCCCACCGGGTGGAGGAACTCATCGCCGCCATGGAGGCGGACCGGCGGGAGATCGCCGCCCTCCGCGCCGAGGCGGAGACCCGTCGCCGGGAGGCCGAGGCCCTGCGTCACCAGCGCCTCCGGGAGATGGAGGAGCAGCGCCAGGAGCACCGGGCGCGGCTGGAAGCCCTGGAGCGGGAGATGGCCACAGCCCTGCAGGAGGCCCGGCGGCAGACGGAGGGCCTCGTGGCCCGCCTGCGGGCGGCCATGGGGCGTCTGGAAGGGGCGCTGGAGGAACTGGCCCGTGCCCGCCAGGCCCTGGTGGAAGGGGATGCCTTGGACGCGGGAGAGGGGCCGGCGGCCGCCGTCGCGGCCGTGGAAGCCCGGGCCGCCGAGGCCCTGGCTGCGGCCCGGGCGGTCCTGGAGGAGACCCGCCAGGGTCTGGGCGATCTGGAGGGTCGGGCGGCGGCGGTCCGGCAGCAGGCCGAGGAAGCCCGGCGCCGGGCGCGGGAAGGGGCCGCGGCGGCGCTGGCGGCCGCCTTGCGGCCGGGCGCTCGGGTGGAGGTGCTCAGCCTGCGCCAGGAGGGCGAGGTGCTGGAGGTGCCCGCCGACCCCGGCGAGCCGGTCACCGTCCAGGCCGGCATCCTGCGCCTGCGGGTGCCGCGGTCAGACCTGCGCCTCCTGGACGAACCGGCGGGCACCGGGCCGGGTGGCCCGGCGGCAGGACCGGGCGCTGGTACCGGCGGAGCGGCGGCCACCGGCAGGCGCTCGGGCCGGGGGCGCCGGGCGGGCGAGCCCGGTTCCGTCACGCCGGAGGGCACGGCCCCGACGGGGGCCCTGGAGAGGGCGCGGCTGTTGCAAGCCAAGGCGCGGGACTTCGAGCCGGAGATCCACCTGCGCCAGCTGACGGTGGACGAGGCCCTGGCTCGCCTTGACAAGTACCTGGACGACGCCATCCTGGCCGGGGTCCCCCAGGTGCGCATCATCCACGGCAAGGGGACGGGGGCGCTGCGCCGGGCCGTTCACGACTACCTGCGCAAGCACCCGGCCGTGGCCTCCTACCGGCTGGGAGCACCCAATGAGGGCGGTGCGGGGGCTACGGTGGCGGTGCTGAAGGACAGCCTGTAG
- a CDS encoding FMN-binding negative transcriptional regulator, which produces MYVPRHFQMDPAEAVAFMRAHPFAILVTAAGGTPVATHIPVQVHGQGGLIWVTGHIAAANEQKETFAGGTTALLIFHGPHAYISSSWYTVDEVPTWNYLAVHAYGTLRSLSEEELEADLKDLLLQYEGHRENGRLWDTLPPELLARQMKGIVGFRVDVTRLEAKAKMSQNRKDIDYKRIVERLEESPDPMDHAVAAWMRAHRQHLFKGPAQG; this is translated from the coding sequence GTGTACGTTCCCCGCCATTTTCAAATGGACCCGGCGGAAGCCGTCGCCTTCATGCGGGCCCATCCCTTTGCCATCCTGGTGACCGCGGCCGGTGGCACACCGGTGGCGACCCATATTCCCGTTCAGGTGCATGGGCAGGGTGGGCTAATCTGGGTTACGGGGCACATCGCTGCCGCCAACGAGCAGAAGGAGACCTTTGCCGGCGGAACCACGGCCTTGCTGATCTTTCACGGTCCCCACGCCTACATCTCCTCCAGCTGGTATACGGTGGACGAGGTCCCCACATGGAATTATCTGGCGGTTCACGCCTATGGGACCCTGCGTAGCCTGTCGGAGGAAGAGCTCGAAGCGGACCTCAAGGACCTGCTGCTCCAATACGAGGGGCACCGGGAGAACGGGCGCCTGTGGGACACTCTGCCCCCCGAATTGCTGGCTCGTCAGATGAAGGGTATCGTGGGGTTTCGGGTGGACGTGACGCGCCTGGAAGCCAAAGCGAAGATGAGCCAGAACCGGAAGGACATCGACTACAAGCGTATTGTGGAGCGGCTGGAAGAGTCCCCCGACCCCATGGACCATGCCGTGGCCGCCTGGATGCGGGCCCACCGGCAGCATCTGTTCAAGGGACCGGCCCAGGGATAG
- a CDS encoding PHP domain-containing protein → MSPQEGTSRSPRPGAAGGPGDSAGPVDGARSARPESAGGTGGDPPGGAASVPAMTNKRVAALLEEIADLVEIDGTDARKAGAYRRAARTVSALRDDLRQYLEGDRLLSLPGIGPAIAAKIRDFYATGSTRLLDELRARVPAGVQALLAVPGLGPRTAARLFHELGIDSPAALRDALEDGRVAALPGMGEARTRKLREALDRLDREGRWLNLGEALAVASAVAEELGRQPGVVEALPVGAARRGVEQVEAAEVLVLAEEPAVVAAAVAAWLGPQDGTAAASGGLDAPAGARAGNRDAPAGAGGKGAPVGPDRDGSLRVLAGTTGEGWPVRVTVAPLAARAAALLYTTGSQAHWRQLQQRARQRGWELEPAGLRSPGRGREGASGEEASLYRCLGLEPVPPELREGQGEVEAAAAGRLPRVVAVAQLRGDLHVHSRWSDGAASIAEMAAAARARGYRYLAICDHSRSLKVAHGLEIAELEAQWAEIDRLNGELKAEGVDFQILKGAEVDILKDGRLDYPDEILARLDVVVASVHTHLQLDRQAMTERLLAAAEHPHVDIIGHPTGRRLGFRDPYDADLEAVIAAAARYGTALEINASPERLDLPAVWARRAAEAGVWLVIDTDAHAPEQLEQVVLGVKVARRAWVEPGQVLNTLDRDALLAWLEAPKGRRPGPPGTAGA, encoded by the coding sequence GTGAGCCCGCAAGAAGGCACCAGCCGCAGCCCGCGCCCTGGCGCCGCCGGCGGGCCCGGGGATTCCGCCGGACCGGTGGACGGCGCCCGTTCTGCCCGCCCGGAATCCGCGGGCGGGACCGGTGGCGACCCGCCCGGCGGGGCCGCTTCGGTACCCGCCATGACCAACAAGCGGGTCGCCGCCCTCCTGGAAGAGATCGCCGACCTGGTGGAGATCGACGGCACCGACGCCCGCAAGGCCGGCGCCTACCGCCGGGCCGCCCGCACCGTGTCCGCCCTGCGGGACGACCTGCGCCAGTACCTGGAAGGCGACCGCCTGCTTTCCCTGCCGGGGATCGGCCCCGCCATCGCCGCCAAGATCCGCGACTTCTACGCCACCGGTTCCACCCGCCTGCTGGACGAGCTCCGTGCCCGGGTGCCGGCGGGAGTGCAGGCCCTGCTGGCCGTTCCCGGCCTGGGCCCGCGGACGGCGGCACGGCTCTTCCACGAGCTGGGCATCGACTCCCCCGCCGCCCTGAGGGACGCCCTGGAGGATGGGCGGGTGGCCGCCCTGCCGGGCATGGGGGAGGCTCGGACCCGCAAGCTGCGGGAGGCCCTGGACCGGCTGGACCGGGAGGGCCGGTGGCTCAACCTGGGGGAAGCCCTGGCGGTGGCGTCCGCCGTGGCGGAAGAACTGGGCCGGCAACCCGGTGTGGTGGAGGCGCTGCCGGTAGGCGCCGCCCGGCGCGGCGTGGAGCAGGTGGAGGCGGCGGAGGTGCTGGTCCTGGCGGAGGAACCGGCGGTGGTGGCCGCTGCGGTGGCCGCCTGGCTCGGACCGCAGGACGGAACGGCAGCCGCCTCCGGCGGCCTTGATGCCCCGGCGGGGGCAAGGGCCGGTAACCGGGATGCCCCGGCGGGGGCCGGCGGCAAGGGCGCTCCGGTGGGGCCCGATAGGGACGGCAGCCTGCGGGTTCTGGCCGGGACCACCGGCGAGGGCTGGCCGGTGCGGGTCACGGTGGCGCCCCTGGCTGCGCGGGCCGCAGCCCTCCTCTACACCACGGGCAGCCAGGCCCACTGGCGCCAGTTGCAGCAGCGGGCCCGGCAGCGGGGATGGGAACTGGAGCCGGCGGGGTTGCGGTCCCCGGGGCGTGGCCGTGAAGGAGCAAGCGGCGAGGAAGCGTCCCTCTACCGGTGCCTGGGTCTGGAGCCCGTTCCTCCCGAACTGCGGGAAGGGCAGGGTGAGGTGGAGGCCGCCGCCGCGGGCCGGCTGCCCCGGGTGGTGGCCGTGGCCCAACTGCGGGGCGATTTGCATGTCCACAGCCGCTGGAGCGACGGCGCCGCGTCCATCGCCGAGATGGCCGCGGCGGCCCGGGCACGGGGTTACCGGTATCTGGCCATCTGCGACCACAGCCGCTCCCTCAAGGTGGCCCACGGGCTGGAGATCGCGGAACTGGAGGCCCAGTGGGCCGAGATCGACCGCCTGAACGGCGAGCTGAAGGCGGAGGGGGTCGATTTCCAAATCCTGAAGGGGGCGGAGGTGGACATCCTCAAGGACGGGCGCCTGGACTACCCGGACGAGATCCTGGCCCGCCTCGACGTGGTGGTGGCGTCGGTCCACACCCACCTGCAGCTGGACCGGCAGGCCATGACCGAGCGCCTGCTGGCGGCGGCCGAACACCCCCACGTGGACATCATCGGCCACCCCACGGGACGCCGGCTGGGTTTCCGGGACCCCTACGACGCCGACCTGGAGGCGGTGATCGCCGCCGCCGCGCGTTACGGCACCGCCCTGGAGATCAACGCCTCGCCCGAGCGCCTGGACTTGCCTGCCGTCTGGGCCCGTCGCGCTGCGGAAGCGGGGGTCTGGCTGGTCATCGACACCGATGCCCACGCGCCGGAACAGCTCGAGCAGGTGGTCCTGGGCGTCAAGGTGGCCCGCCGCGCCTGGGTCGAACCCGGCCAGGTCCTCAACACGCTGGACCGGGACGCCCTGCTGGCGTGGCTGGAGGCGCCCAAGGGCCGGCGGCCCGGGCCGCCAGGGACTGCTGGCGCCTGA
- a CDS encoding cell division protein ZapA — MRDVPPAGGQDEGTTHRVTVRIFGEEYVLRGEARPAYMERLADMVDRRMNEIAKRHPRLGITRIAVLAAINLADELTKLEEQYQRVLGMLEREWDRRKRELNGRSSGQGARTAAPGATGGSGGVPAGPGSGGAPGSTAAAGQGLPAGGSAAGPGGPATGRPDGSWSGGASPAGDDR, encoded by the coding sequence ATGCGTGATGTGCCTCCGGCCGGGGGTCAGGACGAGGGGACAACCCACCGGGTCACGGTGCGGATCTTCGGGGAGGAGTACGTCCTCCGGGGTGAGGCGCGCCCGGCGTACATGGAACGCCTGGCCGACATGGTCGACCGGCGCATGAACGAGATCGCCAAGCGCCACCCGCGCCTGGGCATCACCCGGATCGCCGTCCTGGCCGCCATCAACCTGGCCGATGAGCTCACCAAGCTGGAAGAGCAGTACCAGCGCGTGCTCGGCATGCTGGAGCGGGAATGGGACCGGCGCAAGCGGGAACTCAACGGCCGTTCGTCCGGGCAGGGCGCGCGCACGGCCGCACCCGGTGCCACGGGCGGGAGCGGCGGGGTACCGGCGGGACCGGGCAGCGGCGGCGCGCCGGGAAGCACTGCCGCGGCCGGGCAGGGGCTTCCGGCGGGAGGATCTGCGGCAGGGCCCGGCGGACCGGCCACGGGGCGGCCTGATGGCTCCTGGTCCGGCGGGGCGTCCCCGGCCGGGGATGACCGGTGA
- the pheT gene encoding phenylalanine--tRNA ligase subunit beta, with protein MRVPVEWLRDFIDVEEDARSLAERLTALGLEVEAVAVVAPEARGVVSARVETVEPHPEAAGLKVCRVAAGPAGRFTVVTGAPNVRPGMAVAMALPGAVLPGGMNIGVRDVRGVASEGMLCSIAELGLGDQPADRAGLADLEDLAGGDPAEVPAAGADLAPWLGWTEPVLELSLTPNYAAHCQSILGIARELAAATGRPWRFPWDRQGEGGSGRQAAAGVPAADAPGPEAPGGPGGGGSGWGEASSGPAEAFLGGDWPVRVRIADPEGCGLYVARILLDVRPGGSPLWLRRRLVAAGMRPIDRIVDVTNYVMLELGQPLHAFDAEAVGGGTVVVRSAAPGEVLETLDGRRRTLAKDDLVIADASRPIGLAGVMGGGNSEITPSTRVVLLESAWFEPRRVRRTARRHGLLTEAAQRFEKGVDPQGVVRAANRAMDLFQQAGAGRAVPGAAVARARTFPERRLPWRPQRLRQWLGVDLDDRTMAGQLERLGFAVDPQAGQVRVPSYRTDIEGEVDLAEEVGRVYGLDRIPALLPGGIPAPDQVSPRLALTWQVREALARAGAQEVVSWAFTRPAVWDGLRLPPDHPWRRAIPLLHPLAEEHSLLRTTLLPGLLDVLAYNARRQQAGALVYEAGAVFVPQSLPLEELPAEPVRVGLAGFGELGGLHWAATPVPMDFFTLKGVLEALLDELGIPAAACRWEPVEEPWLHPGRAAGLWLEGRRVGWLGELHPQVAAAWDLAVRPVAAELDLEALLPAVQPVPAYRPVPRFPAVRRDIAVLAPQEMPAAAITQRIRQVAGPLLEAVHLFDRYTGQPVPEGQVSLAFALVYRAADRTLTDEEVDGVHGRVRQALADMGLTPRS; from the coding sequence GTGCGCGTGCCGGTGGAGTGGTTGCGGGACTTCATCGACGTGGAAGAGGATGCCCGGAGCCTGGCGGAGCGGCTTACCGCCCTGGGGCTGGAAGTGGAGGCCGTGGCGGTGGTGGCGCCCGAGGCCCGGGGTGTGGTGTCGGCCCGGGTGGAGACGGTGGAACCCCACCCCGAGGCAGCGGGTCTCAAGGTCTGCCGGGTGGCGGCGGGACCCGCCGGCCGGTTCACGGTGGTCACGGGGGCACCCAACGTGCGCCCCGGCATGGCGGTGGCCATGGCCCTTCCCGGGGCGGTGCTGCCCGGGGGGATGAACATCGGCGTGCGGGACGTGCGGGGCGTGGCGTCGGAAGGCATGCTGTGCTCCATCGCCGAGCTGGGCCTGGGGGACCAACCGGCCGACCGGGCCGGGCTGGCCGACCTGGAGGACCTGGCCGGGGGCGACCCCGCGGAGGTGCCCGCGGCGGGGGCGGACCTGGCTCCCTGGCTCGGCTGGACCGAACCGGTGCTGGAGCTCAGCCTGACGCCCAACTACGCCGCCCATTGCCAGAGCATCCTGGGCATCGCCCGGGAGCTGGCGGCCGCCACGGGCCGTCCCTGGCGCTTTCCCTGGGACCGGCAGGGGGAAGGGGGATCCGGCAGGCAGGCCGCCGCGGGTGTCCCGGCCGCGGACGCCCCGGGGCCGGAGGCGCCGGGCGGGCCCGGCGGCGGCGGATCCGGGTGGGGAGAGGCTTCTTCAGGGCCGGCGGAGGCGTTCCTGGGAGGCGACTGGCCTGTAAGGGTCCGCATCGCCGACCCTGAGGGGTGCGGCCTGTACGTGGCCCGGATCCTCCTGGATGTGCGGCCGGGCGGCTCGCCCCTCTGGCTGCGCCGGCGCCTGGTGGCGGCCGGCATGCGGCCCATCGACCGCATCGTCGACGTGACCAACTACGTCATGCTGGAGCTGGGCCAGCCCCTGCACGCCTTCGATGCGGAGGCCGTCGGCGGGGGGACGGTGGTGGTCCGCTCGGCGGCGCCGGGGGAGGTGCTGGAGACCCTGGACGGCCGCCGGCGTACCCTGGCGAAGGACGACCTGGTCATCGCCGACGCCTCCCGGCCCATCGGCCTGGCGGGGGTGATGGGCGGCGGCAATTCGGAGATCACCCCGTCCACCCGGGTGGTCCTGCTGGAGTCGGCCTGGTTCGAGCCGCGGCGGGTGCGGCGCACCGCGCGGCGGCACGGCCTGCTGACCGAAGCGGCCCAGCGCTTCGAGAAGGGGGTTGACCCCCAGGGCGTGGTGCGGGCCGCGAACCGGGCCATGGACCTGTTCCAGCAGGCCGGCGCCGGCCGGGCGGTGCCGGGTGCCGCGGTCGCCCGGGCCCGGACCTTTCCCGAGCGTCGGCTGCCCTGGCGTCCCCAGCGGCTCCGCCAGTGGCTCGGGGTCGACCTGGACGACAGGACCATGGCGGGTCAGCTGGAGCGGCTGGGGTTTGCCGTGGACCCCCAGGCGGGGCAGGTCCGGGTGCCCTCCTACCGCACCGACATCGAGGGGGAGGTGGACCTGGCCGAGGAGGTGGGCCGGGTCTACGGCCTGGACCGGATCCCCGCCCTGCTGCCGGGCGGGATCCCGGCGCCCGACCAGGTCTCGCCTCGGCTGGCGCTGACCTGGCAGGTGCGGGAGGCCCTGGCCCGGGCCGGGGCCCAGGAGGTGGTGAGCTGGGCCTTCACCCGGCCGGCGGTGTGGGACGGGCTGAGGCTCCCGCCGGACCACCCCTGGCGGCGGGCCATCCCCCTGCTCCACCCCTTGGCGGAAGAACACAGCCTCTTGCGCACCACCCTGTTGCCCGGCCTGCTGGACGTCCTGGCCTACAACGCCCGCCGGCAACAGGCGGGGGCGCTGGTGTACGAGGCGGGGGCTGTGTTCGTCCCCCAGTCTCTGCCGCTGGAAGAGTTGCCGGCGGAGCCCGTCCGGGTGGGCCTGGCGGGTTTCGGCGAGCTGGGCGGCCTGCACTGGGCGGCGACGCCGGTCCCCATGGACTTCTTCACCCTGAAGGGCGTGCTGGAGGCGCTGCTGGACGAGCTGGGCATCCCGGCGGCGGCCTGCCGCTGGGAGCCGGTGGAGGAGCCGTGGCTTCACCCGGGCCGGGCGGCCGGACTCTGGCTGGAGGGGCGGCGGGTAGGCTGGCTGGGCGAGCTGCATCCCCAGGTGGCGGCGGCCTGGGACCTGGCGGTCCGGCCCGTGGCGGCGGAACTGGACCTGGAGGCCCTGCTGCCCGCGGTGCAGCCCGTACCCGCCTACCGGCCGGTGCCCCGGTTCCCGGCGGTGCGCCGCGACATCGCGGTGCTGGCTCCCCAGGAGATGCCCGCGGCGGCCATCACCCAGCGCATCCGCCAGGTGGCGGGCCCGCTGCTGGAAGCCGTTCACCTGTTCGACCGGTACACGGGGCAGCCGGTGCCCGAAGGGCAGGTCAGCCTGGCCTTCGCGCTGGTCTACCGGGCGGCGGACCGCACCCTGACCGATGAGGAGGTCGACGGGGTCCACGGCCGGGTGCGGCAGGCCCTGGCCGACATGGGGCTGACCCCCCGGTCCTAG
- the pheS gene encoding phenylalanine--tRNA ligase subunit alpha — MTQGAMEPQQGRQAPPVRGEDPGAGRGTSGPAPDPEGIAQLQHQAEAAIAAAESLADLERLRVEWLGKKGRISQLLRQMGSLPPDRRPAFGQRANAARQAVEEALSRRRRELEAQEERRRLAAERIDVTLPGRPVLRGRRHPLRRVELEIIAIFRGLGFTVAEGPEVERDYYNFEALNIPADHPARDMHDTFYLTDDILLRTHTSPVQVRYMQARTPQLPVRIIAPGRVYRRDDDATHSPMFHQVEGLLVDRGVSFAHLKGTLAEFARRMFGPQTRYRFRPSYFPFTEPSAEMDVSCPLCGGSGCRTCGGSGWIEILGSGLVHPAVLRAGGYDPEQVSGFAFGMGIERIAMIKYDIDDLRLFFQNDLRFLGQFR, encoded by the coding sequence GTGACCCAGGGTGCGATGGAACCCCAGCAGGGGAGACAGGCGCCGCCGGTGCGCGGCGAGGATCCCGGCGCCGGCAGGGGTACGTCCGGCCCGGCTCCCGATCCGGAGGGCATCGCCCAGCTGCAGCACCAGGCGGAGGCCGCCATCGCCGCAGCCGAAAGCCTGGCGGACCTGGAACGGTTGCGGGTCGAGTGGCTGGGCAAGAAGGGCCGTATCAGCCAGCTGCTGCGGCAGATGGGAAGCCTCCCGCCCGACCGGCGGCCGGCCTTCGGCCAGCGGGCCAATGCGGCCCGGCAGGCGGTGGAGGAGGCCCTGTCGCGGCGTCGCCGGGAGCTGGAGGCCCAGGAAGAGCGGCGCCGCCTGGCGGCGGAACGGATCGACGTCACCTTGCCCGGGCGCCCGGTGCTGCGGGGGCGGCGGCATCCCCTGCGCCGGGTGGAGCTGGAGATCATCGCCATCTTCCGGGGGCTGGGGTTCACCGTGGCCGAAGGGCCGGAAGTGGAGCGGGATTACTACAACTTCGAGGCCTTGAACATCCCGGCGGACCATCCGGCCCGCGACATGCACGACACCTTCTACCTGACGGACGACATCCTGCTGCGCACCCACACCTCCCCGGTCCAGGTGCGCTACATGCAGGCCAGGACGCCCCAGCTGCCGGTGCGGATCATCGCCCCGGGCCGGGTGTACCGCCGGGACGACGATGCGACCCACTCGCCCATGTTCCACCAGGTGGAGGGCCTGCTGGTGGACCGGGGGGTCAGCTTTGCCCACCTGAAGGGCACCCTGGCCGAGTTCGCCCGGCGCATGTTCGGCCCCCAGACCCGCTACCGGTTCCGGCCGAGCTACTTCCCCTTCACCGAGCCCAGCGCCGAGATGGACGTCTCCTGTCCCCTGTGCGGGGGCAGCGGCTGCCGCACCTGCGGCGGCAGCGGCTGGATCGAGATCCTCGGCTCGGGCCTGGTCCACCCGGCGGTGCTGCGGGCGGGGGGGTACGACCCGGAGCAGGTTTCGGGTTTCGCCTTCGGCATGGGCATCGAGCGCATTGCCATGATCAAGTACGACATCGACGATCTGCGCCTGTTCTTCCAGAACGATCTGCGGTTTCTCGGCCAGTTCCGCTGA
- a CDS encoding zf-TFIIB domain-containing protein, whose translation MIRCPLCEVPMREVQRRGVTIDVCPECRGVWLDRGELEKLLAGAERWEEEDFRHRGETGHEVPYTRHPYGRKRRKHFLDDLFDFDLPFFGD comes from the coding sequence ATGATCCGCTGCCCGTTGTGCGAGGTGCCCATGCGCGAGGTCCAGCGTCGCGGCGTGACCATCGACGTGTGTCCCGAGTGCCGCGGCGTGTGGCTCGACCGGGGCGAGCTGGAGAAGCTCCTGGCCGGCGCCGAGCGCTGGGAGGAGGAAGACTTCCGGCACCGCGGGGAGACCGGCCATGAGGTCCCGTACACGCGTCACCCCTACGGCCGCAAGCGGCGCAAGCACTTTCTCGACGATCTGTTCGATTTCGACCTGCCCTTCTTCGGCGACTGA
- a CDS encoding TrmH family RNA methyltransferase — translation MLITSPHNPRIKRLRQLQERRHRRRLGATLVEGRRFVAEALAAGRVVRQAVYTAAFASSAAGAALLRDLAAAGCQLAEVPDRLLAEVALTETPQGIVAEVAVDEPGPAGPSWWQGVAAASLPLALLPDGVQDPGNLGTLLRAAEGLGAAGAVMVPGTVDPFHPRAVRASAGACLRLALARAGDAAEAARAARAAGLAVWVAEAGAATACWDVDWRRPALLVVGNEGAGVSPAVAGQATGRVAIPLAGGIGSLNVAMAGTILLYEAARQAANSGSGPGTGQGAGALS, via the coding sequence ATGCTCATCACATCGCCCCACAACCCGCGGATCAAGCGGCTGCGCCAGCTCCAGGAGCGTCGCCACCGCCGGCGCCTGGGCGCCACCCTGGTGGAGGGGCGTCGCTTCGTGGCCGAGGCGCTGGCGGCCGGCCGGGTCGTCCGCCAGGCCGTGTACACCGCCGCCTTTGCATCCTCGGCGGCAGGAGCGGCTCTGCTGCGCGACCTGGCCGCGGCCGGCTGCCAGCTGGCGGAGGTGCCGGACCGGCTGCTGGCGGAGGTGGCCCTGACCGAAACGCCCCAGGGGATCGTGGCGGAGGTGGCCGTGGACGAACCCGGCCCCGCCGGTCCCAGCTGGTGGCAGGGAGTGGCAGCGGCCTCCCTGCCCCTGGCCCTGCTGCCCGATGGCGTGCAGGACCCGGGCAACCTGGGGACCCTGTTGCGGGCGGCCGAGGGGCTCGGGGCGGCGGGAGCCGTGATGGTACCGGGTACCGTCGATCCCTTTCACCCTCGGGCCGTGCGGGCGTCGGCCGGCGCCTGCCTGCGGCTCGCGCTGGCCCGGGCGGGCGACGCGGCGGAGGCCGCCCGCGCCGCCCGGGCGGCGGGCCTGGCGGTGTGGGTGGCCGAGGCCGGTGCGGCCACCGCCTGCTGGGATGTGGACTGGCGCCGCCCCGCCCTGCTCGTGGTGGGCAACGAAGGGGCCGGCGTCAGCCCCGCGGTGGCCGGGCAGGCCACGGGCCGGGTGGCCATCCCGCTGGCGGGGGGCATCGGGTCCCTTAACGTGGCCATGGCCGGGACCATCCTGCTCTACGAGGCGGCCCGGCAGGCTGCGAATTCCGGTTCCGGGCCCGGGACCGGCCAGGGGGCGGGGGCCCTCTCCTGA